The region CTTCGCAATGTATCCCGCTGCGGCATGGTAGGGAAAACCGCAGAGGGGTATGGCGTCCTCTTTGTTCTTGTTCCGGGACGTGAGCGTGATTTCGAGGACCCGGGAGGCCGTCACGGCATCCTCGAAGAACATCTCGTAGAAGTCGCCCATGCGATAGAAGAGAACGTGGCCGGGATGCCGCTGCTTGATCTCGCGGTACTGCCGCAGCATGGGAGTGCTGGTGTCGTCGGCGCGCGACACGGCGCGCTCCTCCGGACGGGCTGCCTCCTCATGCGGGATCACATGCACTCTCCTGCTGCGGGCTCATCATTCTCTCCCACCTTCTTCCAGCGAGAAGAAAGGTGGGCCAAAGAAGCGCTCTCCAAGGCATTCACGGCCCTGACCAGGTGGCCTCACGGCCGCCGTCGAACAGAGGGCCCTTTTTCCTCCAAGTCTGTCATCCAAGCGAAAGCTGGGATCCCGTTCATTCCTTCGCCTACATCTTGCGGCGCAAGCGCCGCGCCACCTTGCCACCTTTCTTCTCGCGAGAAGAAAGGTGGCGCCAAAGAAGCGCTCTCCAAGACATCACCGGCCCTAACTAGCCCGCCTCACGGCGGGCGTCGGACAGAGGGCCGCATCAGGTGAATCGACAACCCATGTTCTCGGTTCAGGCCTTCGGCCTTCACCACAGGAAATCTCCTTTCCCCTGACAGGGGGAAGGCCGGGATGGGGGTTTGCCCCAGAGTCCCTCTTTTCGGCCACGTCGCGCGTCACAATCCTGTGTCTTGCGGCGCCAGCGCCACGCTCTTGCACCTTTCTTTCTCGGGCGAAAGAAAGGTGCCCAAAGAAAGCCCTCTCCAAGACACTCAGGGCCCTAACTAGGCGGCCTCACGGCCGCCGTCGCACAGAGGGCCCTATCACCTGATGCGCCTGCCGTGGCCATTGGTTCAGGCCCTCGGCCTTCACCTCACGTGGCCATGACTCAATCCTGGCGAAGCAGCACCTGGCATGTCAATGCCCTCTTTTCGGCCTCGTCGCACGCGCCACGCCGGGACGTCGCGCGCAGCGCGGCGTCGGAGCGTATGCGCGCGCAGAGGCCGAAGAGCCGGCGCCCACAAAGTCCTCATACGCGCGACCCCGCGCGTGTCACATTCGCCGCTGGTCAGGGTCTGCGAGCCTTTTCTTTGCCCCGCTTTCTTTTCGCGAAAAGAAAGCGGGAAGAGGCGGCGCTTGCGCCGCATTGTCTTGTCGAACAGAGGGCCCTATCACCTGATTCGCCTGCCGGGGCAATTGGTTCAGCCTTCGGCTTCACCATCAAACGGCCCAACCCCTTCCAGGGCGCAGCGACGCCTCGCAGACCTGCTCCGTGTTTTCGGCCTCGTTGTGCGTCGCGACTGACCGCCGCAGCGAAGCGAAGGCGGGAAGTATGCGCGCGCAGAGGCCGAAGAGATGGTGCCCACGAAGACCTAATACGCGCGACCCCGCGCGTGTCAAAAACACCGGCGGTCAGGGTCTGCGAGCCTTTTTCTTTGCCCCGCTTTCTTTTCGCGAAAAGAAAGCGGGAAGAGGCGGCGCTTGCACCGCAATGCCTTGTCGGACGAGGGCCCTATCACCTGATGCGCCTGCCGGGGCAATTGGTTCAGCCTTCGGCTTCACCGCAGGAGACCTCCTTCCCCCTGCCAGGGAGAAGGCCGGGATGGGGGTTTGCCCCAGGGTCAAGAACTCAGCCTCGTCGCGTGGCGCGACACCCTCCCACCATTCTCCTGGCGAGTGAGAAGCGGTCAAGGTGCTCGGCCCATGCGAGAGCAGGCATCGCCAGGGCTATTCCTCCACCAGGCGATAGTCCTTGATGCGGCCGGCCTCCCGCAAGGCGCGGGCGGTCCGTTCCGCCTCCCGACGGGAGGGCGAAGGCCCCAGCCGCGCCTTCCACAGGCCACCCTCCTGGACCACCCGCCCCTCCAGCGGCTGTGGGTCCAGCTGGCGCAGGACGGCCCGGGCGGCCGCCTCCGTCGAGAAGGCGCCCACCTGGACCCACCAGCCACCGGCGCCGGCCGGCGCGACCAGGGGACAATCGAAGGGATGCCCCCGCAGGGCGGCCAGTTCGGCCGAGCGGCGGACAAGGGAGTCCCGCATCTCCATCACGCAGAAGTATTCGCAGAGGATGGCCAGGGCCTCGCCCCGCATCCAGTCCGGCGCCGGCAGGCGGGTGAGGCGCCGCATGTCGCGCAGGACAAGCTGCACGTCGCCCTGCTCGAGGGTGGCCGCCAGCAAGGTGCCCGCCTCGTCGCCGGCGGTGGCCCGGCGGATCGCCTCCCCGTCGCCCGCCTCCCAGGTCGCCCGGTCCAACCCGGCGAAGGCCGCCAGGGCAAGGAGTGGCGCCAGCAGCAGTGAAACACCCCGCCGCGGCGGGGTGCATCGATGGACCGTGGGAAGCGCGCCCCAGGCAGGGCGTGTCGGGCCGGTCATGGCGGTGGGCGCTCTCACTTCTCGCCGGGCCGCTCCAGGGTGTCCCAGGCGTGGCAGGCCGGACAGCGGAAGTGGAAGTCCTCCCCGGCCTGGCCGCAGGCGCGGCATTTCCAGATGCGGGCCCTCTGCATGAGACGGTCCGCCAGGTTGACGGTGAAATCGACCAGGCGCTGGGTCTGCCCGGCGCGCGCCAGCAGTCGGATGAAGAGACGGGCCAGGCCGAGGTTGTCCGGCACCTTCTCCAGTCCGCTCTCCAGCACGCGGATCGCCTCATTGAACTCACCCTTGCGCTCGTAGAAACCGGCCAGGGCCAGATAGGCGTCCGGCCGCTCGGGGCGGGATTGGATGACGCGGGAATAGAACCTTTCCATTTCGCTGAAGCGGCCACGGTCGAAGTAGACGCGTTCCAGCCGATCGAAGACCAGTTCGGCGCGGTCCGGGCATTCGAGAGGCAGCTTCTCCCAGTACTGGATTGCCTCGTCCACGCGATCCTCGGCGAGGTAGGAGTCACCCATGAGGATGTAGGCCGCCGCCGAAGCGGGGTTGAGCTTGAGCGCCTCCTTGACCAGGATGCGCCCGGGCCGGCCGTGTCCCTCCTCCATTCTCTTGCGCGCCTGCTCCACCAGGATCTGGGCGCGGCGCGTGTTCTGCTCGCGGCCGCTGACGCTCTCGATGCGCTTGAGCGTCTCCAGCGCCTCCTCCCACTGCTCCTGTGCCTCGAAGAGGTCCAGCCGCACGACGAGGGCGGCCACGTTGCGGCGGTCGGCCTGCACGGCACGCTCGCAAGCCTCCTGCGCCTCGCGCAGCCGGCCCATCTTGCGCAGGTCCTTGGCCAGCTCCAGATGGATGCGGGA is a window of bacterium DNA encoding:
- a CDS encoding tetratricopeptide repeat protein; the protein is MIDILILLVALLAVLLLAWRWVRKRDTGEGGDPFVDGLEAMVRRDWREAARCFKRAAEQDSDNIRAYEQLGRVHRELGDLPRAIKIHTDLTVREGLSGVDRSRIHLELAKDLRKMGRLREAQEACERAVQADRRNVAALVVRLDLFEAQEQWEEALETLKRIESVSGREQNTRRAQILVEQARKRMEEGHGRPGRILVKEALKLNPASAAAYILMGDSYLAEDRVDEAIQYWEKLPLECPDRAELVFDRLERVYFDRGRFSEMERFYSRVIQSRPERPDAYLALAGFYERKGEFNEAIRVLESGLEKVPDNLGLARLFIRLLARAGQTQRLVDFTVNLADRLMQRARIWKCRACGQAGEDFHFRCPACHAWDTLERPGEK
- a CDS encoding SPOR domain-containing protein — protein: MRAPTAMTGPTRPAWGALPTVHRCTPPRRGVSLLLAPLLALAAFAGLDRATWEAGDGEAIRRATAGDEAGTLLAATLEQGDVQLVLRDMRRLTRLPAPDWMRGEALAILCEYFCVMEMRDSLVRRSAELAALRGHPFDCPLVAPAGAGGWWVQVGAFSTEAAARAVLRQLDPQPLEGRVVQEGGLWKARLGPSPSRREAERTARALREAGRIKDYRLVEE